From one Octopus bimaculoides isolate UCB-OBI-ISO-001 chromosome 1, ASM119413v2, whole genome shotgun sequence genomic stretch:
- the LOC128249067 gene encoding uncharacterized protein LOC128249067: IPDYLDDDDDGDGIPDHLEGDSDGDGIPDYKEDADGDGIPDHLDNDDDGDGIPDHLEGDSDGDGIPDYKEDADGDGIPDYLDDDDDGDGIPDHLEGDSDGDGIPDYKEDADGDGIPDHLDDDDDGDGIPDHLVLDSDGDGIPDYLKDTDGDGIPDYIDEDDDNDGIPDTLDDDKDGDGIIDFADPDSDGDGFPDAQEIDNVDVNLDTDGDGIPDYLDDDDDGDGIPDADEESDGDGDGIPDYLDADSDGDGIPDNLEGDSDGDGIPDYKEDADGDGVPDYLDDDDDGDGIPDSEEEADTCEGDTCEDKTDAEPGLISQLMSVVEELKAKMPPLIVLEEDDTKAKEADIFADVKEIEQQDHEQKIDLLTVLEQASTHTYKQFMDYFTTSDEKDR; the protein is encoded by the coding sequence ATCCCAGattatcttgatgatgatgatgatggtgatggtattccTGACCACCTAGAGGgagacagtgatggtgatggtatcccAGACTACAAGgaagatgctgatggtgatggtatccCAGATCAtctcgataatgatgatgatggtgatggtatcccTGACCATCTTGAGGgagacagtgatggtgatggtatcccAGACTACAAGgaagatgctgatggtgatggtatccCAGATTAtcttgacgatgatgatgatggtgatggtatcccTGACCACCTTGAAGgggacagtgatggtgatggtatcccAGATTACAAGgaagatgctgatggtgatggtatcccagatcatcttgatgatgatgacgatggtgatggtatcCCAGATCATTTGGTATTGGACAGTGATGGCGATGGTATTCCAGATTATTTGAAGGACACTGATGGTGATGGTATACCTGATtatattgatgaagatgatgacaatgatggtattCCAGATACTttagatgatgataaagatggtgatgGTATCATTGATTTTGCAGACCCTGATTCAGATGGTGATGGTTTTCCAGATGCCCAAGAAATTGATAATGTTGATGTAAACTTAGATACTGACGGTGATGGCATTCCAGattatcttgatgatgatgatgatggtgatggtatcccCGATGCTGATGAAGAgtctgatggtgatggtgatggtatacCTGACTATTTAGATGCCGATAGTGATGGGGATGGTATCCCTGATAATTTAGAAGGAGACTCTGATGGTGATGGTATACCTGACTATAAAGAAGATGCTGATGGCGATGGTGTCCCTGACtatttagatgatgatgatgatggtgatggcatcCCGGATAGTGAAGAAGAGGCTGACACATGTGAAGGTGATACTTGTGAGGATAAAACTGATGCTGAGCCAGGTCTAATTTCACAACTAATGTCAGTGGTAGAGGAACTAAAGGCAAAGATGCCTCCATTAATTGTACTGGAGGAAGATGATACAAAGGCAAAAGAAGCTGATATTTTTGCAGATGTCAAAGAAATCGAACAGCAAGATCATGAACAAAAGATTGATTTACTCACAGTTCTTGAGCAAGCTTcaactcacacatataaacagtttATGGACTATTTCACTACATCAGATGAAAAAGATCGGTAA
- the LOC106876270 gene encoding LOW QUALITY PROTEIN: uncharacterized protein LOC106876270 (The sequence of the model RefSeq protein was modified relative to this genomic sequence to represent the inferred CDS: inserted 2 bases in 1 codon), with protein sequence MNIFGEVENMEKMVNESTKHWNTELIGGKQRLGKGDSDGDGIPDYKEDADGDGIPDYLDDDDDGDGIPDHLEGDSDGDGIPDYKEDADGDGIPDYLDDDDDGDGIPDHLEGDSDGDGIPDYKEDADGDGIPDYLDDDDDGDGIPDHLEGDSDGDGIPDYKEDADGDGIPDYLDXXXXXGDGIPDYKEDADGDGIPDYLDDDDDGDGIPDHLEGDSDGDGIPDYKEDADGDGIPDYLDDDDDGDGIPDHLEGDSDGDGIPDYKEDADRDGIPDYLDDDDDGDGIPDHLEGDSDGDGIPDYKEDADGDGIPDHLDD encoded by the exons atgaacataTTTGGAGAGgtagaaaatatggagaaaatggtTAATGAAAGTACGAAACATTGGAATACTGAATTGATTGGAGGAAAACAAAGACTtggaaaa GgagacagtgatggtgatggaatCCCAGATTATAAGgaagatgctgatggtgatggtatcccagattatcttgatgatgatgatgatggtgatggtatcccAGACCACCTAGAAGgagacagtgatggtgatggtatcccTGACTACAAAgaagatgctgatggtgatggtatccCAGATTatctcgatgatgatgatgatggtgatggtatcccAGATCATCTTGAAGGGGACAGCGATGGTGATGGTATCCCAGATTATAAAgaagatgctgatggtgatggtatccCAGATTatctcgatgatgatgatgatggtgatggtatcccTGACCACCTAGAGGgagacagtgatggtgatggaatCCCAGATTATAAAGAAGATGCTGATGGCGATGGTATCCCAGATTATCTCGA GNNNNNNNNNNATGGTGATGGAATCCCAGATTATAAAGAAGATGCTGATGGCGATGGTATCCCAGATTatctcgatgatgatgatgacggtgatggtatCCCAGACCACCTCGAAGgggacagtgatggtgatggtatcccAGATTACAAGgaagatgctgatggtgatggtatccCAGATTatcttgatgacgatgatgacggtgatggtatTCCAGACCACCTTGAAGgggacagtgatggtgatggtatcccAGATTACAAGGAAGATGCTGATCGCGATGGTATCCCAGATTatctcgatgatgatgatgatggtgatggtatcccAGACCACCTTGAAGgggacagtgatggtgatggtatcccAGATTACAAGgaagatgctgatggtgatggtatccCAGATCATCTTGATGAT